Below is a window of Danio rerio strain Tuebingen ecotype United States chromosome 11, GRCz12tu, whole genome shotgun sequence DNA.
tgtttaagcgctgactgacagacgcgctccatacaataaactgatcccagatcagcgtctgtacgcgccatttaaagggacacttctgttatcaaacaagtgcgcagcaaatgaatctcatgttttgtttagtttgataacagaggtgtctctgtaagaatgcacagatctataatgaaagcagtccattactttagaaactgtttgtgctcatttaagagaaaataagctgtttaaaataaaacatgcaggacggagatgtttcatattattcagtgtatttgtctgtttaaacatacacccgctcctctgtaaatggcgtgtacatacgctgatctgggatcagtttattgtacgaagcgcgtctgtcagcgcttatacatgcattcactggttcataggtagcatacgcacagtaatgtaaagaaagtgggatagaatggtaaaatacgggagaatttcggcaaaaacgggagggtttatgtgagtgcagtgaacaggaagtgtttgtggagaaacagttttgcgagagaacgcaaaacatctttgcgagggaacgcaaaacaactttgcgagagaacgcaaaacatctttgcgagggaacgcaaaacatctttgcgagataacgcaaaacatctttgcgagataacgcaaaacatctttgcgagggaacgcaaaacatctttgcgagggaacgcaaaacatctttgcgagataacgcaaaacatctttgcgagggaacgcaaaactttgcgagagaacgcaaaaaacttagaaatatatattttcctcccacccattttttttctttcacccattattttttttttcacccacccattttttttctcccccactatgtcccttccggggttccgtagtgATGTGACAGCGCTCTTCTCCAGTCACCTGTAAGCGCTTGTGACAGCCGCGGGAACCAATCACAGCGCGGGCAGAGCATCCTGGGTAACgtagttcatccattcattcacgtTATTATAAATGACAGTAGATTACTGAAAACACAATGTATAAACATTGTAGATGGAATGTGTACTGTTTgtataaaatctatttttattaatattttacgcTATAAATATAGCTTTATCAGAAAGTCACtgttacatactgtacatatacaccatctttttattcaaatttgtcagACAATGCAGTTAAATACAAAACTAATGTTGACTTTGTTTAGCCTATGTATGTAAATGCTGCCATTTtatggcaataaacattaaaaataataataaagtgacaAAGTGAGATTGTATAATTTGTATACTATTATCAGAATAGACAACAGTATCAATACATTTCATCAAAATAGTCCTACAACTATTAAACACCACCCATTCTTAggacaatttagattttttaaaatgctttttttaaatgctgcattCATTCAGCAATACATGTTAATATATAATAAGGTATTAAGGTTATTACATTTTGTGTCTGGCTCATATTCATAATTTGAAGTGCTTAGTTaatcgagatttagattttaggccaaatcgcccagtccTAAGCCCCACcggttagggctgggcgatttggcctaaaattaaaTTCTAGATTAATTAATCTTGAAAATTTTAACTCCATTACAATTAaggaatgattattttatttatttattttttttgccctcTAAGTTTACTGACATGtaagtacagtaaatatgctcacatattacaagtgagagattgaTTTTACTAGATTTTAAAACAATTGATGGAAACACATCCTATCTACCatctataattatttattgaacatcattgttgaattaaaacacattgtctaaaacaaagtcactttattcttattaaaaaaaaagtgtaaataaataacttttggaaacaaaatatattattttcaatgttttttcaaattaaaagtaGGATCttcttttaacaaatattttaattttaatgtaatggaaagtATGCCATCTCAAGGCATTTCTGGTGCAGcttcgtcaatgtagtgcaaagtaacacAATAGTAGCAAACAGAGCAaggtcatgtgactccacacatggtaaacaattgaaaaaaattaccTGGAAAAATCAGATCATTTATTGGTTCTGAAAATCAACTTTTATTACTTTGATTAATAACCCAGCCCTAGTGTGGGTGGGGTTAAATTTAAGTTGCAACTTGATTGGTAGTCTTTCTATATAAAAAAAGCTGTGgttacactgcacttttctctcctaagacttccattcatatgtacGCAAATGCGTCAGTGCGGAAACGCAAGATCGTGCGGCACGCTTTGCAGTTCACCGCGttgaaaagttcaagcttggtgaactcagacctgcgaaattgcatcacatgGTTGCATGAGagcaatcaaagatcaaaacgtgacctctctagacagaaattcaaaacatagaccaattgcttgcttttttaaattctGATCTTCTTGTTTAATCTCACCCATTTTCGCAGCACTGTACAACAGAATTTAGCATGCAAAAACTCTAGTGAGACCGCAGCATTATGGGGATTGTAGCTGTTACAAATTACACTATTAAGGTGCGATTTTGAAAAAACTGAATTAATGAGAAAgatgtgttcaacaaaacaactATCAATCAATTTACAACCTTGGAGCTTACAACAGCTGTCTTTGAAGGTTTATCAATTATTgttaaacatataaacatattatCAGTTAAACATCTGCTTACCAATAGAGATCATTTCAGATTTTGCTTTTAGAACAAGACTGTTGTGCTGTTACACAGACCTCTtaaatacttcattctgattggtcaattgcAGTACTCAGTGTATTAGATTTTGGCACAATGCATAGCCATACTTCTCTCCAAAATTATACAATTACAGGTGTctatgtaaattaaattacatttctgtGGTACCACAAATcaaataaagcagcctaaattTCTCATCATTTGAAAAGCTCCATTTGTAGATTAATCAAGTAGTCGTTTCAGATTAGGCCACATGGTGTCAGTATTAATACCATTCATTTTGGACAGGAGTACAAACCACATTGGAGTATggtgtcttttttttattagccattcacaaaaaaaaaaaaaaaaacttacttaaaaaaatatattaatttaaacccAGGTCTACTGATACAACTTTGCAGTGTAAAACAAAATACACTACATTAAAAGAATGAATTTTACATCAAGGAACATAACTTCCAGGTTTGATGGTgccaataaaatataaatttatttaatctatATGTTTAATAACCTGAACCAAAGACAGCATCATTCTTTTAACTACAATTTAATGTCTACAACGTGTCGAATCTCCCTTGCTAAAGCAGACAATTATAAGAAATACAGCTAGGCAAACATACTTTGTAGCAAAACTGAACTCATTAATTCCCaaaagaaaaaactgaatgcataaaatcatctcagacttttGACCCTAATCTAACACCAAGCTAAAGACATACAAGACATTTCTCCAGATTTAACAGGtcttgtattttttaatatatatatatttatattttaatttatcttGTTCACCCTTTCCTACATTTGCAGAGACAGAATGAGAAAAATCAGATGCAGATGAATCATGGGGATGCTACAGTTAAGAAAACAGCTGACTATTTAAATCACATGATTCAAGGTTAGGTTCATGCAAAACCCTACACCCCTATGGTTATAAGAACTTGCTGAAAGTATTACTGCAACACCCTCAATGGCAAGAAAAGCATGCCAAGCACTTCAGAAGTAGATGCAATATTTAAAAGCTTTTAACCACAAACAAAATCAGTGAATCTATAGAAACCATTGAACATCAACTTGGTTGTAACTGGTGTGGAATTAAACATGACACCTACCCAAACATCAATTTCCATCTCCAATGCTTGAAACCTTGAGTTAAGACTAGCGATCAAAACTTAAGTGTCCATTAAAGCAGCACACTAACTGTActatcaataaaaaaagaaaaatgttaagaCTACAAGACTTTAACATTGGTTGAAAGAGGCCCGAATTGCCTTATGCAGTGTTTTTATAATAGAGAAGCTTGATGAGAGTTCATCAGTTTAATTGATGTGATTGAAAAGATGTGGGATACTGAGGATGCCACCAGTCCATGAGACGCACGCTGTGGACGGGATCCAGCACCACCTGCACCCCCTGTTCACCCCTGAGCTTCTTTCCCCGTATCATTGGTGAATCCTGGAACTCCAACCGAACTCGGTGATGCCTCATGTCTGTGCTCACATTAATGGTGAACTGAAAGACAAACGAGAGAATGATTCCTTTATGACGGCAGAATGACTTGCATTTTCACTACAAGTATTCCCTAAAGCAGTTATGTGGAAATTTCATTTGGTCTACACTGCTGGACATCATCACACTCAACTTCCCCTTTTGAAGTTCCTCTGAGGCTAAAGatttaaaactgaaaattttaAAGTGACAACCATGCAGCTCAGACCAAATATTAGCTTACTAACATTTTACTAAATCTTTCAAAAACTAGACATTAGGCATTTGCTGACTTTgtaaaaactttgttttttttaaatcatctaaACAGCATGGACATATGGAAATATGATCAACTTCATGGCAAGGGCCCCCCACACCATAAAGTTACTTGTATATCTAAACCAgcgattttttttctacacatctAAAACTTTTTTGATTTATTGGGATAGTTAATTGTTTATATTAGATTACTTGAGTCTTTTGCCACACTTACCAACGGctgttgatttaagaatttgtttgCCCACAAATAATTATACTGTCAACAAAAATATAATACTTTATAAACTAGGTATTTTATAATACAAGTGATTATCATCATAACAACagcattatatttaaattatcacCTGGTCTTTGTacttgagggaaaaaaaacacacacacacacacacaaaaataaagcaaaacgtACTCTTTTGGTGaaattatgactttttttatggacactgtattaaatgattaCATATATGATATTaccacatacactcaccggccactttattaggtaaatcTTACTAGTAGTGGAATGGAGCCtattttgccctcagaactgcctcaatTATTTATAGCATAGATTTACCAAGGTACTGGAGATATCCCTCAGAGATtctggttcatattgacatgatagcatcacacagtttttCAGATTCCTGATCTTGGCTGACAGGAGTCTGCCTCAAAGTTTTCAACGTGTTGTGTGCTTAGGgaagctcttctgcatacctcagctgTAACAAGTGTAACaagtatttgagttactgttgcctttctatcagcttgaacgaGTCTGGCCATTTACCTCCGACATCAAggcatttgcatccacagaacagaactgccgctcaataGTTTCTCTTTTtctaaccattctctgtaaaccctagagatggttgtgcatgaaaatctcaatagatcagcagtttctgaaatactcagaccagcctgtttggcaccaatgaccatgccacattcaaagtcatttaaatcacctttcctcctgATTCTAATGCTCTGTATGAactgcagcagttcgtcttgaccatgtctacatgcctagatgcattgagctgctgccatgtgattggcgaATGACACATTTGCGCTTACGAGCAGTTGgattggtgtacctaataaagtggctggtgagtgtatgacTCAAGAACAAAAATTAGGGATGATCTAATTacaagtgtttgtttatgagtttacaagcagaggaagatgcatGTGTGCACCTGGGTTAAACATAGAGCAGCTGCAACACGTGAGGACCTAAATGTCATGTCACAGCAGCAAAAGTGTATATATAGATGCATTGCAACCTGTATTGTAATGAAGTAATTggtttataggtgtgcattttaacttcttttgCATCAAATACGTGCTCCAAAGTTTTTctttgagacatgttgaattcttttTTCATCATTTGCAAATTTCCAAATTGCATCGTTTGTAATTTTTCTTAACTCTTTTCATCTGTgctatctattattttctgtaaagctgcttctgaccttGACATGTTCACATCTAAATTAAAGGATTATTAAGCATCCTTAATTTATTATTCTAGGTAAGTCCTTAAGTATCATGCTTGTGAGGAAAAATGTGCTATATGCTTTataaagcatcagaatcggttcTCTGTATCGTCCGATtaccatgacaaggaatctgtATATGGTATTGGCTTAGAAAATCCTGATCAGACCATCcctagtaaaaaataaataaataaaaaatcatgatcTCAAAACATAGTTTATCAGCACTTACCAAAGTTAATGTCATGCCCATCACAACAGAAGTGAAAATGAAATTGAGGGTAGTGACCCGCAGCAGATAACAGTCCGAGTCTGGATTTGTGTGAACATCCTTATACTGCTTGGGTAACTGAAGAGCAAAATTACATCCATTTTTGCCCTTGgttggctgaaaattaaaagacGATCAAATTAAAACCACAGAATCATCTCTTATTAGCTTTTACGAAGGTATAGTGAGCATACCAGTTTCACAAACTTGAAGTTGAATTCCCACATCTGCTCTGACCTACTTCCAGACACTTTGTTGACCCAAAACAACAAGcactgtagagagagagagagagagagagagaaagagagagagagagagagagagagagagagagaaaaacatatTAACACAAAAATCCTCAAATCACATGGGTTTAAAAGAGaaagtatatatacacacaccttgGAATTGAGGAGTGTATTGGGTGTAGATTCGGGGAGAGGAGGGCTTTTGGACACTCGAGAGCTAAAGGGCTCATATAAGTGAAAGAGAGAGCGTATCACACGGGCACGAAGACAATGCATCCTTGTGATAGAATCAGGCTGAAGGCGATCAGGAAGGTCTGCGTCAAGATTATAGTGCCTAGGGAAAGgtttatttaaaacacacacaacttTAGTCATGTTCTGGTTGGTGAAAAATGTCCAATATGCTGCATCACTGCCTGAGTGCCAGTCCAAATCTTCCTGTAGCCTTGGTTCCACAATATAGGTGTGCAATATTGAAAACAAGTgttctcaatatatatatttgactataaataaacaatattttgctgttatattatttttctagTATCTTGGCTGATTTAGGTTTGTTGGAAACTAACAAATGACAATCAACTGTCAGTAGGTGTGTACATTTAATAAAAGTGATGTATTCATTTAACAGCTGCTACAGCATTTTCAAGTAGAAAACAATTTATGTTTGTCAAAAATGGTACGTTTGACTCAGTTTCACTGATAAAATAGTATCGCAAATAGTAAAATAGCATGAATAGCTAAATAGTATAAATGGTGTGATAAAATAGTATCATAAATGCACACCTCAGTCTCATGAGATCACAGGAAAGGATTTGCAAATGGCAGAAGTTACACATTTACAGCAATCACTGTACGTCAGGTTTTAAAGATGACAATCTGAATCCAATGGACAGATTACCATCAAACCAAACATTACTTCTAAATagtcaatgttatttaaaatagatTCAATAACTAAACAACACAATGTTCCTCTGGGATGTACAGATGTTCTGGGgtgcatttccaaaaaaaaaaaaaaaaaagaaagaaagaaaaaaaaaaaaaaagaaccaaatgAACATTCCcaaaactgcatcgcaaacttgtatgctaACAAcaacacctctggagctgtagttagaaacatagttcctggctgtgttctattcccagttatcccccatGCCCTATTAGTTTAGAACAATTGCCTTGCCTAATATTTAACTTGGAATGATAAAAAAGCAGGTCAAAAAAGGTAAtttctcttaggtgtaatttgctttcaaagtattttttacagttcagttttatcaATCTTCGGGTTTACAATTGCGTTCCCTTGGCAgtacactttgaaaacattgttttattttgaacacagccgtggctcatgacgaaagctataggtgacctattattttaaaaaaagcagaaTTAGTTACGTCTCCAaagaatacaaaaacaaaaaacagcatacgttaatgcttttattgTATAGTAGGTTAttatgtatctgtactgtatatgacatgggcctgttggtgaGAACATGGTTTGCatatgtcaaattgtaaaagtagactttaaaataattataataataataataatattatcctaataataataacaatatcctacttaataataataatagtcatcatcaatattattattaaagtagatttattattattaaagtatttggctgtagaccattgtcaatcaatcttctCCGTgctgtgtctcctgtacagtacagaatgcgtttaacttgccaaatttacataaatctttgatcgctagcagtgtgactctgaagggCTGTACtatatgtttgcaagttttctccccacaatgtcGACGAAACATTCTGCACCACAGGCACCTacggtagcacccaaaaggcagaggaagatgctaaccatcgcacaaatAGTTGAACTGGACATGCTAAAAGAAGGTAAAAGTTATGTGGCTTTAGGGTGCCAttatggaataaataaatgaagatcaaatggttttgatctttgattttaCTCTagaatactggacttatttttctatgaaGGTTTGACCTTTGCAAGTGTTTACACAAGAAATAAGTGTAAAAATGTTAaggcctgtctgaaaaaaaaaaaaagtgtaaaaaataaagtaaaaaataaaagtaaaaatcattgtaaaaaaataaagctgattaCTTTGGGGATGTCGTCTATTGCAGGTTATTTTCTAGAATATTAATCTCGCGAATAATGAGGGACCACTTTACAGAAAAGATCAGTTCCAGATTTTTTGCCTACTTACCTTTTATAGAGACGTGTCCAAAATGCAGCCGTGCATGTGGCAGTCCATGCATTTTTGCAGATCAAAGAAAATGTGCAAACATCTTCTGGACGAATGTATGCAGCAAGCACAAGCCAGATATCGATGGGATACTCCTCTCCATTTATGCACTCGCTGTTTtctgacatttaataaaaacaaaacaggagTCATTTACAATCTCAAACTCAGAGTTGGGAAACACTTATCTAAAATAACCCTTGACAGGAACTTAATACTTCAATTGAACACATCTCTGACTGCCATTGTTAATTGACATGCAGGTCATTTTTTACTTCAAGTAATTCTTATTTCAATTCTTAACCTTGGTTTCCATGCATACAgttaaataatttgaaaaacTTGCATGATAAAATTCAGTGTATTTACCTTTGCGtcgtttgtttttctttttacggGAACCTTTGATTTCGTCCCCTTCCTCTGAGTCCTGTTCATCACTACTCTCATGAGCCGCATTTTTCACACAGTCTGCAGAGGAGAGCACTTCCTGTACAGGACCCTGGGATGCCTCGAGTCCACAGAGTAATTTCACTGAAATAATATGATgagcaagagtttttttttttcaatcaaaatTGCAGCTcggttgatttgttttttttttttggtcaatatgatgtttttttttttattagaaaaaaagggGTTTCTCACACATCGAGTCAAATTTAAGAACTTAAAACACTTTCCACATGCATTTTTAAACGTTTCCAGCACTTCTCCAGTGTGGAAAATTACATATTAACATACATACTACATATTAACATACATACTAGATAATATCAGATGCTATTGATACAGTATTCTGTGGTATagtatagaatttttttttgttttgatggcaTGTTTGCCCCAAGCCTAACACTGGATACTGTAAatcttaattgtaaaaaaaaaaggttgaattgatttattattaccCATTTAGTAAATTATTATGAAAGCAAGTTTCACTTGGGCACTTTATCTCTGAAAACACTAGATCACAATTTTCAAGAATTCCCTTCACCTATAAGGaaaaatttaatgtatttttttaatttaagtaaatgtCAGCAACCGACGCTATTTTCTTGGCAagaatatttcaataataaataaacaatttaaaaatatatacaaataaaagaatacattaattaaataatagcGCTAATTTTAGCGCTAATACATAAAAGAATTTTCCTGGCATCACTttgctaaaaatgtccttaagatCGTTTCATAAAAAAAGTTTTCTGGAATCaataaaagcaggacagtcctaTAAGGAAGGAGGAGTTTTCGAGAATTCGAGCTCAGCTCACACTGTTTACATAGAAATTGAATCCCTAACCAGTTCTGTTTCTGTGGACAAGGTTCAGATGGTAGCAGTCACACTTATTCAAATGAACCCTACTAATAGTGCTAGTTTACAATCAAATTAAGCCTATCCAGTAATGAAAAACCTCTAAAGTATTAAATATCAAACAATAGATGTATATTTAGAATTTCAACATACCAGACATAAACATCATTGAACTAGTCTGATCATTCCTGCTGTTGAAGTTTCATTATCATGcagttttagtttaattaaaaacacctgTATCAGGTAATGAGGTAGATTAAATGCATTCGGGGTAGCTGTCAATAATTAGTAGTTGTATAATAGAGAGGACTGGACTAAGAAAAAGAGCTACACGAGTTTATCCTTGTTAATGAATCACACTTTTTGAGTAAATATGTATGCATGTGATATATAACTTGTCAAGATTTAgactcaaaaataaatatacaaatacatactgaaAAACGTTCCACTTGTGGTGATGCAGCATCAAAGGGTTTATactatataaatgtgtgtgtggccAGCCTATGGCGtgaaaaaataagtttaaacGAGAAATTGTAACAACCATGGCTTTTATGGGACTATGAGATAAGAAGCCACAACGTTACCTTTGAAACTATGAGTCATACCTGAGACAGACGTTAATATAGCTTTGTCATATTATAATTTGTAAAGGCATAGTTTATCTACAATAACGTTATTTATCGACAACATTCTGTCATACGTAGGTTAATTATTACATAGTTTACCTTCTTTTTCAATTGCATTAGCAACAGCCTTTTTAACTCTTCCCGACTTCACGATGGCGGGATCGGCATTGGCATAGTCAGCCACAGTTACTGTAAGAACATATGAAGGAATATAGTAAGTTTACATACAAATGTAACGTTACATTGGCAATTACAGGCGATGTTACATTTCATGACATTAGCCCGCCTTGCTCTATCATTTACGTTACCTGACTCCGAGCAAACATCATCGGCTCTAAATTTCAGCCGTTTTCGGTACCCTTTCTTGGGCATGACGACAGCGAAGGTCTGTGGCCGTTTATCGATGCTGTTAGCCCTGCCATCTTTCCAGCAGAGGTAACGAAAAATCGGTTAAAATGAGGGTGAAATTAAAGAAAGCTCCTCCAGGATCTTCAGCCATTATGGAACTGACGCTCAAGGTCGCGTACATTCTCGCGAGAGTTCAGCAGGCAAACGAATCACCAGACTGGGCGCTTATTGGACGCAAATATCATATGTGAGGAGCTTCTTCCAATCAGACGCTGTATATTCATAACTCCAGACCtcagagaaaatatatatatatatttgaaaacgACAAACAATGACGTAATCTCAGCTGTTAGTTTTGATTTGTGTGAGTACAaagaattatataaataataaacagccTATATAGGACAATCTTTAAAGAGTAAAAAGGAGATTGAGCCTTCAGAAAATTCATATTTGCATCGCTtttgatgttttttgttattcCTTGACCTTGTATTAAAAATGACATCTGCATTTCTACAAAAATTCATGGAAGGCATCGAAAGATAGCTCATCATAATGACATCTGACAAAGCCAGATAAAAATTCAAAATTAGGGTCTCTAACtgtattcctggagggccacggctctgcagttttgctccaaccctaaacaaacacagctgatctattTAACtgatcaaggtgttcaagactactgcTACTATTAAGCAGCTGTGAGTTGGATGTGGTTGGAGCGAAACTATGCAGATCTGTGGCCCTCTAGGAATGGGCTATATGTACAGCAAGTGTTTTCAGCCAAAGATGAAGTTCTGGTgagagctttatgtgactattttcactttcataaggtttcttttacagcatcgatgttaaaTATATTCAGGTAAATAGACATAAGCATCCATTTAGTTGTTAAAGCATAAAGAGAGACAAAAAATGCAGCCGCTGTCAATATccgcaggctagcacagaaattccattgaaaatactggggtaaaataaattttaaagacatggggtggaaaaatattatttaatgcagtgcttcttgttttgtctgatacccactttatatcgtatctcagccagACAGTGTAGAtccctgtttttttattttttttgagaaatcagatcttaaacgcagcgattttgtatgggatgacagtTAACCAGAAGCCATTAGGCTTGCGTTTGAGACCCCTGTTTAACATGAAAGAAACAAGAAGTCATGTAGCAACATTTTATTCAGACATTTGCTTCCTATTAATATGCACATAGTAAACAAATTCAGTTGTGGCTTACCTAaactattttgtatatttttaaagcatttttctgCTATTTTAGCTTTCCCCTCTACTCAACATGTTTTtgttagaataaataaataaataaacaaacaatcaaataaataaaatacagcaacatTGTGGCACATCATTtcagtt
It encodes the following:
- the tmem183a gene encoding transmembrane protein 183A (The RefSeq protein has 4 substitutions compared to this genomic sequence), which translates into the protein MPKKGYRKRLKFRADDVCSESVTVADYANADPAIVKSGRVKKAVANAIEKEVKLLCGLEASQGPVQEVLSSADCVKNAAHESSNEQDSEEGDEIKGSCKKKNKRRKENSECINGEEYPIDIWLVLAAYIRPEDVCTFSLICKNAWTATCTAAFWTRLYKRHYNLDADLPDRLQPDSITRMHCLRARVIRSLFHLYEPFSSRVSKSPPLPESTPTTLLNSKCLLFWVNKVSGSRSEQMWEFNFKFVKLPTKGKNGCNFALQLPKQYKDVHTNPDSDCYLLRVTTLNFIFTSVVMGMTLTLFTINVSTDMRHHRVRLEFQDSPMIRGKKLRGEQGVQVVLDPVHSVLLMDWWHPQYPTSFQSHQLN